A window of the Gasterosteus aculeatus chromosome 21, fGasAcu3.hap1.1, whole genome shotgun sequence genome harbors these coding sequences:
- the cspp1a gene encoding centrosome and spindle pole-associated protein 1 isoform X3: protein MPPASAAHTIPTHPDTGLGFCLLLGTDYERKKKKLQQELQLDYEHHAAKIKDLKAGEPPTQTHGVSLPIDEKISVQEKLREERRREYNLFLQEKAEIEAFKRGNAPVTSKPGPVRATNKSPPRERPASRRDAASLTEPADHGESSGTWGPGRRRQRRRHLNRPKEPHSSDEEPMRERPASRRDAATLTDAGESTGTLGRRRWQLHRPNEHYASEEESIIIITDRKEESESRRSRRRDQLPLERDERRTSEHTADSEMQDSMRTPARSRAATSDDIAKFATGLMIGAAEDRAASRMRKEQYQQDLLRQISERQRNKIREKNLEMGIATNGAKDQEKLQLGAVNRRYDGGRRRVSREDTEQRAAPGMSHLDYSPALSQLTETTVLGTRLPQGAPTMNHFEDGRRRNFSNRPGEVAEPRAAGVPPPSTNNYRTPRDAGYYYYGTSNPLHLDPPYNQNVLPGGRRQFGDFHSPRQRHTEATDQPIVPPYAVGELPADNSQWRRQKALSHQEALRQQIIERQELKRRETEENHRYDAKIEAEMMAYNPWGRCGGGASIKDGQGNLISDLNQMHRTNEESCRNPVSRRSRHTQSFLMTNGHTPVDKGRAPLSHRLPDGSQSGSDVVLGFSDQREQLNEDLKQQIEDNKQRQREEKERLRIKEEKEDKMLADQRARIQQRYDEEQRKEEIIKKTKPAVLHEHKQQHQEQEQSVRQEEEIEKKPPENVGDREEKKARWSHERRETSPPIPTLQRKRTQLVSSRPTSVGSRLTSRTEGSVSTPHSPAVPEKISQLDGQKDVIRELSTIRNYLRNEQRQLEVQLGQTDLQETRYPPPNRPTGRPRGTFESMLKQTVQPPTRNPFPGAADTASREGVRHMYPDPAVGEQSLDIQQQALLREQERKIRLMKREEKHGKWAHTHAQIPPVVLFHSSFCCFPTDSVKQQLSHYPSVSVHQLSHYPSRNTPAYFHRDSILPSETTLIGIYSGDALEESLHHQPPAERPESTTSPRRHDYDVSETTDQWDRINPPVTGLHLGSNVRAQDKRPVSTKDTARERRVSMETVATEAWLRPARRIP from the exons ATGcccccagcatcagcagcaCACACGATAcccacacacccagacacag GTTTAGGTTTTTGCTTGCTGCTGGGCACTGACTatgaaaggaagaagaagaaacttcaGCAGGAGCTTCAGCTGGACTACGAACATCATGCTGCCAAG ATAAAGGATCTGAAAGCTGGTGAACCTCCAACCCAAACCCACGGTGTCTCCCTCCCTATCGACGAGAAGATATCGGTTCAG GAAAAACTAAGAGAAGAAAGACGTAGAGAATACAATCTATTCCTACAAGAAAAGGCTGAAATTGAAGCGTTCAAGAGGGGAAACGCTCCCGTCACTTCGAAG ccCGGACCGGTGCGAGCTACAAACAAATCTCCTCCCAGGGAGCGCCCTGCATCCAGGAGAGATGCTGCCAGTCTGACTGAGCCAGCGGATCATGGAGAAAGCTCCGGGACTTGGGGCCCAGGGCGTCGGAGACAAAGGCGCCGGCATCTCAACAGACCAAAAGAGCCTCACAGCTCCGATGAGGAGCCAATGAG GGAGCGCCCTGCCTCCAGGAGAGATGCTGCCACCCTGACTGACGCAGGAGAAAGCACAGGGACTCTGGGGCGAAGGCGTTGGCAACTCCACAGACCAAATGAGCACTACGCCTCTGAGGAGGagtcaatcatcatcatcactgacAGAAAAGAGGAGTCGGAGTCGAGGCGCAGCAGGCGACGAGACCAACTCCCCCTCGAAAGAGACGAGAGGAGAACCAGTGAACACACAGCTGACAG TGAAATGCAAGACAGCATGAGGACGCCTGCAAGATCCAGAGCTGCTACCAGTGATGATATAGCCAAGTTTGCCACTGGACTAATGATTG gagcagcagaagaccGGGCAGCCTCTCGGATGAGGAAAGAACAGTACCAACAAGATCTGCTGAGACAAATTTCTGAACGGCAGAGGAACAAAATCAG ggagAAGAACCTTGAGATGGGGATTGCCACCAATGGAGCAAAAGATCAGGAGAAACTG CAGTTGGGGGCTGTGAACCGGCGATACGACGGCGGGAGACGACGTGTTTCCCGAGAGGACACGGAGCAGAGAGCTGCCCCAGGAATGTCTCATCTGGACTACAGTCCAGCTCTCAGTCAGCTCACAGAGACGACCGTGTTGGGAACAAGATTGCCACAAGGTGCCCCCACCATGAACCACTTTGAGGACGGCCGCCGCAGGAACTTCTCAAACAGGCCGGGAGAAGTGGCCGAGCCGAG GGCCGCTGGTGTTCCTCCCCCTTCGACTAATAACTACAGGACTCCGCGTGATGCCGGTTACTACTACTATGGGACCAGCAATCCATTACATCTGGATCCTCCTTACAATCAGA ATGTTCTGCCCGGGGGGAGGCGTCAGTTTGGGGATTTCCACAGTCCTCGTCAAAGACACACTGA AGCGACTGACCAGCCCATTGTGCCACCCTACGCCGTTGGAGAGCTTCCTGCGGACAATTCCCAGTGGAGGAGACAGAAGGCACTGAGCCACCAAGAAGCGCTCAGACAGCAG ATCATAGAGAGACAGGAGCTTAAGAGAAGAGAAACGGAAGAGAACCACCGATATGATGCTAAGATAGAGGCCGAGATGATGGCGTACAACCCCTGGGggagatgtggaggaggagcttctaTTAAAGACGGCCAAGGCAACCTTATCA GTGACTTGAATCAAATGCACAGAACCAATGAAGAGTCCTGTAGGAATCCCGTATCCAggagaagcagacacacacaaagctttcTGATGACTAATGGACACACTCCTGTAGACAAAGGCCGTGCTCCTCTTTCCCACCGTCTACCAG ATGGATCACAGTCCGGCTCTGACGTCGTTCTAGGGTTCAGTGATCAGCGAGAGCAATTAAACGAGGACCTGAAACAACAG ATAGAGGATAACAAGcaaaggcagagggaggagaaggaacgTCTGAGGatcaaggaggagaaagaagataAGATGCTGGCGGACCAAAGGGCTCGCATACAGCAACGATATGACGAGGAGCAAAGAAAGGAAGAGATTATCAAA AAAACCAAACCTGCGGTGCTCCATGAGCATAAGCAACAACACCAGGAGCAGGAACAGAGCGTGAGACAGGAAGAAGAGATCGAGAAGAAGCCACCCGAGAACGtcggggacagagaggagaaaaaggcGCGGTGGAGTCACGAG CGGAGAGAGACCTCCCCTCCCATCCCGACCCTGCAGAGGAAGCGGACGCAGCTCGTATCGTCCAGACCTACGTCTGTCGGGAGCCGACTCACCTCCAGGACT GAGGGCTCTGTGTCGACACCACATTCTCCAGCAGTCCCTGAGAAAATCTCACAGTTGG atggtCAGAAGGACGTGATCAGAGAGCTGTCAACCATCCGTAACTATCTGAGAAATGAGCAGAGGCAACTGGAGGTTCAACTAGGCCAGACAGATCTTCAGGAGACTCGGTACCCCCCGCCCAACAG ACCCACAGGCCGACCCAGAGGGACCTTTGAATCAATGCTCAAGCAGACTGTCCAGCCACCAACCAGGAATCCCTTCCCCGGTGCTGCAG ACACAGCTTCTCGTGAGGGAGTCCGTCACATGTACCCCGACCCTGCCGTTGGCGAACAGAGTCTGGACATCCAACAGCAGGCACTTCTTCGTGAGCAGGAACGGAAAATCAGGCTGATgaagagagaggaaaagcaCGGTAAgtgggcacacacacatgctcaaatACCTCCTGTTGTGCTCTTTCACTCGTCCTTCTGTTGTTTCCCGACAGACTCTGTGAAACAGCAACTGAGCCACTATCCTTCTGTGAGTGTTCATCAGCTGAGCCACTATCCTTCT aggAACACACCTGCATACTTCCATAGAGACTCCATATTGCCATCTGAGACCACTTTGATTG GTATTTACAGTGGAGATGCACTGGAAGAGTCGCTACACCATCAGCCCCCAGCGGAGCGACCGGAGAGCACAACCTCGCCAAGGAGACATGACTATGAT GTGTCAGAAACCACGGATCAGTGGGACCGGATCAACCCACCGGTGACTGGTTTGCACCTTGGATCCAACGTGAGGGCCCAAGACAAGCGTCCCGTCAGCACAAAAGACACCG CCCGGGAGAGGCGTGTCTCCATGGAGACGGTTGCCACAGAGGCCTGGCTACGGCCGGCACGTCGGATACCGTAA
- the cspp1a gene encoding centrosome and spindle pole-associated protein 1 isoform X2, with protein MPPASAAHTIPTHPDTGLGFCLLLGTDYERKKKKLQQELQLDYEHHAAKIKDLKAGEPPTQTHGVSLPIDEKISVQEKLREERRREYNLFLQEKAEIEAFKRGNAPVTSKPGPVRATNKSPPRERPASRRDAASLTEPADHGESSGTWGPGRRRQRRRHLNRPKEPHSSDEEPMRERPASRRDAATLTDAGESTGTLGRRRWQLHRPNEHYASEEESIIIITDRKEESESRRSRRRDQLPLERDERRTSEHTADSEMQDSMRTPARSRAATSDDIAKFATGLMIGAAEDRAASRMRKEQYQQDLLRQISERQRNKIREKNLEMGIATNGAKDQEKLQLGAVNRRYDGGRRRVSREDTEQRAAPGMSHLDYSPALSQLTETTVLGTRLPQGAPTMNHFEDGRRRNFSNRPGEVAEPRAAGVPPPSTNNYRTPRDAGYYYYGTSNPLHLDPPYNQNVLPGGRRQFGDFHSPRQRHTEATDQPIVPPYAVGELPADNSQWRRQKALSHQEALRQQIIERQELKRRETEENHRYDAKIEAEMMAYNPWGRCGGGASIKDGQGNLISDLNQMHRTNEESCRNPVSRRSRHTQSFLMTNGHTPVDKGRAPLSHRLPDGSQSGSDVVLGFSDQREQLNEDLKQQIEDNKQRQREEKERLRIKEEKEDKMLADQRARIQQRYDEEQRKEEIIKKTKPAVLHEHKQQHQEQEQSVRQEEEIEKKPPENVGDREEKKARWSHERRETSPPIPTLQRKRTQLVSSRPTSVGSRLTSRTEGSVSTPHSPAVPEKISQLDGQKDVIRELSTIRNYLRNEQRQLEVQLGQTDLQETRYPPPNRPTGRPRGTFESMLKQTVQPPTRNPFPGAADTASREGVRHMYPDPAVGEQSLDIQQQALLREQERKIRLMKREEKHGKWAHTHAQIPPVVLFHSSFCCFPTDSVKQQLSHYPSRNTPAYFHRDSILPSETTLIGIYSGDALEESLHHQPPAERPESTTSPRRHDYDVSETTDQWDRINPPVTGLHLGSNVRAQDKRPVSTKDTEGPPDNELDDLSLCSARERRVSMETVATEAWLRPARRIP; from the exons ATGcccccagcatcagcagcaCACACGATAcccacacacccagacacag GTTTAGGTTTTTGCTTGCTGCTGGGCACTGACTatgaaaggaagaagaagaaacttcaGCAGGAGCTTCAGCTGGACTACGAACATCATGCTGCCAAG ATAAAGGATCTGAAAGCTGGTGAACCTCCAACCCAAACCCACGGTGTCTCCCTCCCTATCGACGAGAAGATATCGGTTCAG GAAAAACTAAGAGAAGAAAGACGTAGAGAATACAATCTATTCCTACAAGAAAAGGCTGAAATTGAAGCGTTCAAGAGGGGAAACGCTCCCGTCACTTCGAAG ccCGGACCGGTGCGAGCTACAAACAAATCTCCTCCCAGGGAGCGCCCTGCATCCAGGAGAGATGCTGCCAGTCTGACTGAGCCAGCGGATCATGGAGAAAGCTCCGGGACTTGGGGCCCAGGGCGTCGGAGACAAAGGCGCCGGCATCTCAACAGACCAAAAGAGCCTCACAGCTCCGATGAGGAGCCAATGAG GGAGCGCCCTGCCTCCAGGAGAGATGCTGCCACCCTGACTGACGCAGGAGAAAGCACAGGGACTCTGGGGCGAAGGCGTTGGCAACTCCACAGACCAAATGAGCACTACGCCTCTGAGGAGGagtcaatcatcatcatcactgacAGAAAAGAGGAGTCGGAGTCGAGGCGCAGCAGGCGACGAGACCAACTCCCCCTCGAAAGAGACGAGAGGAGAACCAGTGAACACACAGCTGACAG TGAAATGCAAGACAGCATGAGGACGCCTGCAAGATCCAGAGCTGCTACCAGTGATGATATAGCCAAGTTTGCCACTGGACTAATGATTG gagcagcagaagaccGGGCAGCCTCTCGGATGAGGAAAGAACAGTACCAACAAGATCTGCTGAGACAAATTTCTGAACGGCAGAGGAACAAAATCAG ggagAAGAACCTTGAGATGGGGATTGCCACCAATGGAGCAAAAGATCAGGAGAAACTG CAGTTGGGGGCTGTGAACCGGCGATACGACGGCGGGAGACGACGTGTTTCCCGAGAGGACACGGAGCAGAGAGCTGCCCCAGGAATGTCTCATCTGGACTACAGTCCAGCTCTCAGTCAGCTCACAGAGACGACCGTGTTGGGAACAAGATTGCCACAAGGTGCCCCCACCATGAACCACTTTGAGGACGGCCGCCGCAGGAACTTCTCAAACAGGCCGGGAGAAGTGGCCGAGCCGAG GGCCGCTGGTGTTCCTCCCCCTTCGACTAATAACTACAGGACTCCGCGTGATGCCGGTTACTACTACTATGGGACCAGCAATCCATTACATCTGGATCCTCCTTACAATCAGA ATGTTCTGCCCGGGGGGAGGCGTCAGTTTGGGGATTTCCACAGTCCTCGTCAAAGACACACTGA AGCGACTGACCAGCCCATTGTGCCACCCTACGCCGTTGGAGAGCTTCCTGCGGACAATTCCCAGTGGAGGAGACAGAAGGCACTGAGCCACCAAGAAGCGCTCAGACAGCAG ATCATAGAGAGACAGGAGCTTAAGAGAAGAGAAACGGAAGAGAACCACCGATATGATGCTAAGATAGAGGCCGAGATGATGGCGTACAACCCCTGGGggagatgtggaggaggagcttctaTTAAAGACGGCCAAGGCAACCTTATCA GTGACTTGAATCAAATGCACAGAACCAATGAAGAGTCCTGTAGGAATCCCGTATCCAggagaagcagacacacacaaagctttcTGATGACTAATGGACACACTCCTGTAGACAAAGGCCGTGCTCCTCTTTCCCACCGTCTACCAG ATGGATCACAGTCCGGCTCTGACGTCGTTCTAGGGTTCAGTGATCAGCGAGAGCAATTAAACGAGGACCTGAAACAACAG ATAGAGGATAACAAGcaaaggcagagggaggagaaggaacgTCTGAGGatcaaggaggagaaagaagataAGATGCTGGCGGACCAAAGGGCTCGCATACAGCAACGATATGACGAGGAGCAAAGAAAGGAAGAGATTATCAAA AAAACCAAACCTGCGGTGCTCCATGAGCATAAGCAACAACACCAGGAGCAGGAACAGAGCGTGAGACAGGAAGAAGAGATCGAGAAGAAGCCACCCGAGAACGtcggggacagagaggagaaaaaggcGCGGTGGAGTCACGAG CGGAGAGAGACCTCCCCTCCCATCCCGACCCTGCAGAGGAAGCGGACGCAGCTCGTATCGTCCAGACCTACGTCTGTCGGGAGCCGACTCACCTCCAGGACT GAGGGCTCTGTGTCGACACCACATTCTCCAGCAGTCCCTGAGAAAATCTCACAGTTGG atggtCAGAAGGACGTGATCAGAGAGCTGTCAACCATCCGTAACTATCTGAGAAATGAGCAGAGGCAACTGGAGGTTCAACTAGGCCAGACAGATCTTCAGGAGACTCGGTACCCCCCGCCCAACAG ACCCACAGGCCGACCCAGAGGGACCTTTGAATCAATGCTCAAGCAGACTGTCCAGCCACCAACCAGGAATCCCTTCCCCGGTGCTGCAG ACACAGCTTCTCGTGAGGGAGTCCGTCACATGTACCCCGACCCTGCCGTTGGCGAACAGAGTCTGGACATCCAACAGCAGGCACTTCTTCGTGAGCAGGAACGGAAAATCAGGCTGATgaagagagaggaaaagcaCGGTAAgtgggcacacacacatgctcaaatACCTCCTGTTGTGCTCTTTCACTCGTCCTTCTGTTGTTTCCCGACAGACTCTGTGAAACAGCAACTGAGCCACTATCCTTCT aggAACACACCTGCATACTTCCATAGAGACTCCATATTGCCATCTGAGACCACTTTGATTG GTATTTACAGTGGAGATGCACTGGAAGAGTCGCTACACCATCAGCCCCCAGCGGAGCGACCGGAGAGCACAACCTCGCCAAGGAGACATGACTATGAT GTGTCAGAAACCACGGATCAGTGGGACCGGATCAACCCACCGGTGACTGGTTTGCACCTTGGATCCAACGTGAGGGCCCAAGACAAGCGTCCCGTCAGCACAAAAGACACCG AGGGGCCGCCTGATAATGAATTGGATGACTTGTCTCTGTGTTCAGCCCGGGAGAGGCGTGTCTCCATGGAGACGGTTGCCACAGAGGCCTGGCTACGGCCGGCACGTCGGATACCGTAA
- the cspp1a gene encoding centrosome and spindle pole-associated protein 1 isoform X4: MPPASAAHTIPTHPDTGLGFCLLLGTDYERKKKKLQQELQLDYEHHAAKIKDLKAGEPPTQTHGVSLPIDEKISVQEKLREERRREYNLFLQEKAEIEAFKRGNAPVTSKPGPVRATNKSPPRERPASRRDAASLTEPADHGESSGTWGPGRRRQRRRHLNRPKEPHSSDEEPMRERPASRRDAATLTDAGESTGTLGRRRWQLHRPNEHYASEEESIIIITDRKEESESRRSRRRDQLPLERDERRTSEHTADSEMQDSMRTPARSRAATSDDIAKFATGLMIGAAEDRAASRMRKEQYQQDLLRQISERQRNKIREKNLEMGIATNGAKDQEKLQLGAVNRRYDGGRRRVSREDTEQRAAPGMSHLDYSPALSQLTETTVLGTRLPQGAPTMNHFEDGRRRNFSNRPGEVAEPRAAGVPPPSTNNYRTPRDAGYYYYGTSNPLHLDPPYNQNVLPGGRRQFGDFHSPRQRHTEATDQPIVPPYAVGELPADNSQWRRQKALSHQEALRQQIIERQELKRRETEENHRYDAKIEAEMMAYNPWGRCGGGASIKDGQGNLISDLNQMHRTNEESCRNPVSRRSRHTQSFLMTNGHTPVDKGRAPLSHRLPDGSQSGSDVVLGFSDQREQLNEDLKQQIEDNKQRQREEKERLRIKEEKEDKMLADQRARIQQRYDEEQRKEEIIKKTKPAVLHEHKQQHQEQEQSVRQEEEIEKKPPENVGDREEKKARWSHERRETSPPIPTLQRKRTQLVSSRPTSVGSRLTSRTEGSVSTPHSPAVPEKISQLDGQKDVIRELSTIRNYLRNEQRQLEVQLGQTDLQETRYPPPNRPTGRPRGTFESMLKQTVQPPTRNPFPGAADTASREGVRHMYPDPAVGEQSLDIQQQALLREQERKIRLMKREEKHGKWAHTHAQIPPVVLFHSSFCCFPTDSVKQQLSHYPSRNTPAYFHRDSILPSETTLIGIYSGDALEESLHHQPPAERPESTTSPRRHDYDVSETTDQWDRINPPVTGLHLGSNVRAQDKRPVSTKDTARERRVSMETVATEAWLRPARRIP; this comes from the exons ATGcccccagcatcagcagcaCACACGATAcccacacacccagacacag GTTTAGGTTTTTGCTTGCTGCTGGGCACTGACTatgaaaggaagaagaagaaacttcaGCAGGAGCTTCAGCTGGACTACGAACATCATGCTGCCAAG ATAAAGGATCTGAAAGCTGGTGAACCTCCAACCCAAACCCACGGTGTCTCCCTCCCTATCGACGAGAAGATATCGGTTCAG GAAAAACTAAGAGAAGAAAGACGTAGAGAATACAATCTATTCCTACAAGAAAAGGCTGAAATTGAAGCGTTCAAGAGGGGAAACGCTCCCGTCACTTCGAAG ccCGGACCGGTGCGAGCTACAAACAAATCTCCTCCCAGGGAGCGCCCTGCATCCAGGAGAGATGCTGCCAGTCTGACTGAGCCAGCGGATCATGGAGAAAGCTCCGGGACTTGGGGCCCAGGGCGTCGGAGACAAAGGCGCCGGCATCTCAACAGACCAAAAGAGCCTCACAGCTCCGATGAGGAGCCAATGAG GGAGCGCCCTGCCTCCAGGAGAGATGCTGCCACCCTGACTGACGCAGGAGAAAGCACAGGGACTCTGGGGCGAAGGCGTTGGCAACTCCACAGACCAAATGAGCACTACGCCTCTGAGGAGGagtcaatcatcatcatcactgacAGAAAAGAGGAGTCGGAGTCGAGGCGCAGCAGGCGACGAGACCAACTCCCCCTCGAAAGAGACGAGAGGAGAACCAGTGAACACACAGCTGACAG TGAAATGCAAGACAGCATGAGGACGCCTGCAAGATCCAGAGCTGCTACCAGTGATGATATAGCCAAGTTTGCCACTGGACTAATGATTG gagcagcagaagaccGGGCAGCCTCTCGGATGAGGAAAGAACAGTACCAACAAGATCTGCTGAGACAAATTTCTGAACGGCAGAGGAACAAAATCAG ggagAAGAACCTTGAGATGGGGATTGCCACCAATGGAGCAAAAGATCAGGAGAAACTG CAGTTGGGGGCTGTGAACCGGCGATACGACGGCGGGAGACGACGTGTTTCCCGAGAGGACACGGAGCAGAGAGCTGCCCCAGGAATGTCTCATCTGGACTACAGTCCAGCTCTCAGTCAGCTCACAGAGACGACCGTGTTGGGAACAAGATTGCCACAAGGTGCCCCCACCATGAACCACTTTGAGGACGGCCGCCGCAGGAACTTCTCAAACAGGCCGGGAGAAGTGGCCGAGCCGAG GGCCGCTGGTGTTCCTCCCCCTTCGACTAATAACTACAGGACTCCGCGTGATGCCGGTTACTACTACTATGGGACCAGCAATCCATTACATCTGGATCCTCCTTACAATCAGA ATGTTCTGCCCGGGGGGAGGCGTCAGTTTGGGGATTTCCACAGTCCTCGTCAAAGACACACTGA AGCGACTGACCAGCCCATTGTGCCACCCTACGCCGTTGGAGAGCTTCCTGCGGACAATTCCCAGTGGAGGAGACAGAAGGCACTGAGCCACCAAGAAGCGCTCAGACAGCAG ATCATAGAGAGACAGGAGCTTAAGAGAAGAGAAACGGAAGAGAACCACCGATATGATGCTAAGATAGAGGCCGAGATGATGGCGTACAACCCCTGGGggagatgtggaggaggagcttctaTTAAAGACGGCCAAGGCAACCTTATCA GTGACTTGAATCAAATGCACAGAACCAATGAAGAGTCCTGTAGGAATCCCGTATCCAggagaagcagacacacacaaagctttcTGATGACTAATGGACACACTCCTGTAGACAAAGGCCGTGCTCCTCTTTCCCACCGTCTACCAG ATGGATCACAGTCCGGCTCTGACGTCGTTCTAGGGTTCAGTGATCAGCGAGAGCAATTAAACGAGGACCTGAAACAACAG ATAGAGGATAACAAGcaaaggcagagggaggagaaggaacgTCTGAGGatcaaggaggagaaagaagataAGATGCTGGCGGACCAAAGGGCTCGCATACAGCAACGATATGACGAGGAGCAAAGAAAGGAAGAGATTATCAAA AAAACCAAACCTGCGGTGCTCCATGAGCATAAGCAACAACACCAGGAGCAGGAACAGAGCGTGAGACAGGAAGAAGAGATCGAGAAGAAGCCACCCGAGAACGtcggggacagagaggagaaaaaggcGCGGTGGAGTCACGAG CGGAGAGAGACCTCCCCTCCCATCCCGACCCTGCAGAGGAAGCGGACGCAGCTCGTATCGTCCAGACCTACGTCTGTCGGGAGCCGACTCACCTCCAGGACT GAGGGCTCTGTGTCGACACCACATTCTCCAGCAGTCCCTGAGAAAATCTCACAGTTGG atggtCAGAAGGACGTGATCAGAGAGCTGTCAACCATCCGTAACTATCTGAGAAATGAGCAGAGGCAACTGGAGGTTCAACTAGGCCAGACAGATCTTCAGGAGACTCGGTACCCCCCGCCCAACAG ACCCACAGGCCGACCCAGAGGGACCTTTGAATCAATGCTCAAGCAGACTGTCCAGCCACCAACCAGGAATCCCTTCCCCGGTGCTGCAG ACACAGCTTCTCGTGAGGGAGTCCGTCACATGTACCCCGACCCTGCCGTTGGCGAACAGAGTCTGGACATCCAACAGCAGGCACTTCTTCGTGAGCAGGAACGGAAAATCAGGCTGATgaagagagaggaaaagcaCGGTAAgtgggcacacacacatgctcaaatACCTCCTGTTGTGCTCTTTCACTCGTCCTTCTGTTGTTTCCCGACAGACTCTGTGAAACAGCAACTGAGCCACTATCCTTCT aggAACACACCTGCATACTTCCATAGAGACTCCATATTGCCATCTGAGACCACTTTGATTG GTATTTACAGTGGAGATGCACTGGAAGAGTCGCTACACCATCAGCCCCCAGCGGAGCGACCGGAGAGCACAACCTCGCCAAGGAGACATGACTATGAT GTGTCAGAAACCACGGATCAGTGGGACCGGATCAACCCACCGGTGACTGGTTTGCACCTTGGATCCAACGTGAGGGCCCAAGACAAGCGTCCCGTCAGCACAAAAGACACCG CCCGGGAGAGGCGTGTCTCCATGGAGACGGTTGCCACAGAGGCCTGGCTACGGCCGGCACGTCGGATACCGTAA